The following proteins come from a genomic window of Pichia kudriavzevii chromosome 1, complete sequence:
- a CDS encoding uncharacterized protein (PKUD0A08170; similar to Saccharomyces cerevisiae YDR457W (TOM1); ancestral locus Anc_5.576), which translates to MFSNNIDIKISALKLICCLSEKFASHYPMKFSLSKKHRDLLISFIKTFPPNTIGSEPGPVPITVKSIDQEQHTTTIRSPSVVSDQNSPSPNKKHKKSKSKDNKDGNNISLYDCLRSDTTIPVRWTSLNYEYYYTGITAKVQNSKQSDSREKKAKKQKKVKKSALGEGLRTFSLTSESLKKLSLQQIFDKAATVIPKEKWTDFVLHVYIAIAYSGSDFDCLALRGKLVTFKCCSVAAASANISYSSFVGLVFDEEPYLLSYMCDLINPDNHVPREPVIATLRAFVNISNKRNGASDLMRALSGNVNHGLLFHILKHTYKVVVDGTFNNDQAYMNYLYNILANLIESKSLASHLRSAGLMKIFLDFLSLRNNYRMTRSGPLHLIEIFIERSVDAFDDFVANDGFNVIISLLEFEVDFAIENPDYEGGAPKEANLSHLITARQVKLLNFLLKLVISLISTYPGDQMRNLYDSPMLKSLIKILKNIKIFGHELLFNCVRIIGTIINNEPTAYSILSEACVIDTFIESFDTFLVPNSDLLLELPDTINAIALNNSGLSKIKEYNIIPRLFSIFRDVKICKQLVVIENVMNLGHAVDELARHHPELKDTISAEILRLIDEIPNLVRFEAIDFYQSKNGSLYHSQEEENIHTEEGNHSLVRWDNYEQSVIIQCALIFLSSIFENVKDWKKLFTQINMNNFFKFICLENAPFDYSLSKTIIHFRNIIKYIDQTSRSHCLPFLKDRIVDTLGSLEEFTNFASEDVSFFQQFEMRKDGNSQRKAHNVLSKLGIMNCLLFVMSDFYSKLHKYQPNKILDIAELFGSESGLKLIERLCLFFRRLTLEEVILHVNTPTEVAKNAFTLVQAISPKQKEIGYSSSENGDWEGTSAKFKNISILYFNFSRSKFWLRNIFNSFCSINYGRRSDNRTLFGIATRYAVGIIDKYTTTMMDMLVSLKTKHQQIRCGFIFCLLNQLYLNLFQSFGGSSPVNPTMSICLLQNKNYPVLKNLAVEVFALLGTLDVAKIKKASEQEFITIELESLALALASEILHIHADVGSVNTIGSIPNGDKMYSYLRKDAEEYYNMEVIVSLQVQAAIANFVMLQELLSDSGLKLLERYPDHIPDSLMEGIVEISKSAFASFETDRLRFRGRLFPISAATTSPSDYNIAFLKDVGFSDEEAKEVLVFYNDDMEAILREDEESLAENFSSRSLNWKALLNRKYIPPHIEPVKLNYLPKYDIDTIDDLYFHRSTNESTFINYWIEIVQLYPKLASNISSLIVAIFGRPLHEKMEDIINPLFHTITLMDFSSNNESLSNKISSTLTLVGFILSNLSFTKYFSMIEKFGTFLSAHIIEKNIEKSWFSSALMIFTKIFSEVIVPYAPAAPKVSDPSKYPPYLVSIPDTPVIKAELENSILSLVLNIEKIQTDKLLIEVTNIIVLLCNTDERICLLAKSRVLKSLISFVRNNKCSTQIHSQIINVIRRSVECDQVVKNFFQKEITSILKAKSDAKKPKTKDLKVFLDENSALVLRNAALFAEVIGEKCILKKANRNFKSPLISLMTSEDMSILERHGISTKGGKSYESTNTTDIMYFLLSELMVISRKEIMEDVNRSVKEKEIQNKGEAERKRKNETNEIIGNNRKLAYVVFLLQTVAELLFSYTSCKTAFLTFSKKMKSNDSKKPRSTALNMLIHKFITVNPFEKEANELHNVHELLTSLGSACIMGLVSTVPVEGAEYIDSKMVDESIAFSRKFTVDIIIKILKETEFSKKSSIIKYGRIVDLINLSRKLCGESLGNVVSVAVDLEATKNDSFYMAKELLDKKFTNVATGIIARLDMNFPYTEQVSESILKMLSLLGEIKVKYQDAFRSDHESGDGEEEDFGEDLEEKDEEPDLLKNSTLGMYDLDEIEDEDDFDDDFDDDFDDEFMVDDGIEIVLSENDNDSDVEIIDELDGDVEVEVDDADDDDDINSENDESELDTISEDGDHDEHDRHGENGDDEIELSDVAREMRDAQIDFVYETDDEDNEMIDQEIDDYTSNEGEGISDSEEYSIEVETDTDSETDSEENSDIIELEIDSENYSNNSESDSDDDSVILQEWLDEIENEGEDNIAGQRSRRNSSLRGHGNLEDSFPPRILLPQMGSNIPISMETIEGPDGRTSFIEFTQSLLDRRNNTQVPGLLDLRRAFEPFIRSSNHSHFIMIKSTTQRWQEVSELYTGKNVVYRVFPEIINLIEERSEVLISEQNRIKEEKEKERKTKFEEEVRKREEEERRIIAQLERENNNMEDNENDNENEESNALETREPVMVEIGGEMIDIAGTGIDPEFMSALPDDMRVEVYQQHLNEMRVEERGREANGILRGFSLGEDPFGIHLGSEDDDDDGTHAFHGRRDFDEDDRSDGFESEENFEDGYDDEDDDDIGESNDHGIYSIHMGGENSVELQRSNRSTNTNENADTMAGSKKSTKSFFTSLIDKPGIASLLKLLFIPQAYYKRELFLKTVGFLCLNKHSRSDVVALILYILQEGIKDQNSLASVFEQICNRASKDSNNETLARAVPTVCPPNCTVTSLATQSMDVIQYLLENEKSMRFHFLTDQDAISFMKKTSKKSKLKDNSHKYPINILLNLLENKIIKDDANLMDVLSRSIQIATRPLPTMKLKLHQIDQKDNGEQVKKLPQLPNIPDKSLKQIINVLITDECANKVYQQTIVSIQNLSVLENARIVFPKELSKKATTLSSKIVKELRELIVELKDRPENKNVEDISSLNQFSSGSSDSAKLLRILTALDYLYQSKDNETDDIQELTSLYRNSALGPLWGALSDCLKLLREDDEMNYIAFILSPLIEALMVVCKHSKVQRMNVLDVLRYEEKESLDFAKEPIESLFFTFTEEHKKILNHMIRNNPKLMSGPFSVLIRNPKVLEFDNKRVYFDQKLHENDSSDNREKLTINIRRDQVFLDSYRNMFYKPTEKVKKSLLDIKFNGEEGVDAGGVTREWYQVLSRQIFDPNYALFIPVASDKSTFHPNRTSWVNPEHLSYFKFVGMIIGKAVYDGYVLDCHFSRAVFKMILSKQVSLKDMESLDLDYYKSLVWMLENDITDIIVETFSVETDDYGEHKVIDLVPNGSNVSVTEENKQEYVKKIVEYRLLTSVKDQMNNFLEGFYSMIPKDLVSIFDEQELELLVSGLPDIDVDDWRNNTIYENYSPSSPQIQWFWRAVKSFDAEERAKLLQFATGTSKVPLNGFKELVGMNGISKFSVHRVYNSTERLPTAHTCFNQIDLPEYESYGKLRNALLLAIREGHEGFGFA; encoded by the coding sequence ATGTTTTCTAACAATATTGACATTAAGATATCAGCTTTAAAATTGATCTGTTGTCTCTCTGAAAAATTTGCCTCTCACTATCCCATGAAGTTTTCTCTATCTAAGAAGCACCGGGATTTGTTGAtcagtttcatcaaaacattTCCTCCAAACACTATTGGATCAGAGCCTGGTCCAGTTCCTATTACTGTTAAGAGCATTGATCAAGAACAACATACTACGACTATTAGGTCGCCATCTGTTGTTTCTGATCAGAATAGCCCATCACCAAATAAGAAGCacaagaaatcaaagagtAAGGATAATAAGGACGGAAATAACATCAGTCTCTATGATTGTTTGCGCTCAGATACCACTATCCCCGTTAGATGGACATCACTTAATTATGAATACTATTATACTGGTATTACTGCAAAAGTTCAAAACTCCAAACAAAGCGATagcagagaaaaaaaggcaaaaaaacaaaagaaggttAAAAAGTCTGCTCTTGGTGAAGGATTGCgtacattttctttgacatccgaatcattgaaaaaattatcCCTGCAACAAATCTTTGACAAAGCAGCTACAGTTATTCCCAAGGAGAAATGGACTGATTTTGTTCTACATGTCTATATTGCAATTGCTTACAGTGGCTCAGATTTTGACTGTCTTGCTCTACGTGGAAAATTAGTTACTTTTAAATGCTGCTCTGTTGCTGCGGCTTCCGCTAATATTAGCTATAGTTCATTTGTTGGTTTAGTGTTTGATGAGGAACCATACCTTTTAAGCTACATGTGTGATCTCATTAATCCGGACAACCACGTTCCAAGAGAACCAGTTATTGCAACACTAAGAGCATTTGTtaatatttcaaataaaagaaatggGGCTTCTGATTTAATGAGAGCCTTGAGTGGTAATGTCAATCATGGCCTCTTATTTCACATATTGAAGCATACATATAAAGTAGTCGTTGATGGTACTTTTAATAATGATCAGGCCTATATGAACTATTTATACAATATACTTGCTAATTTGATTGAGAGTAAATCTTTGGCTTCACATTTGCGTTCCGCTGGTCTGATGAAAATCTTTCTAgattttctctctttgaGAAACAATTACAGAATGACAAGATCTGGACCACTTCATttaattgaaatatttatTGAACGGTCTGTCGATgcatttgatgattttgttgcAAATGATGGTTTTAATGTGATTATTTCTCtacttgaatttgaagttgattttgcCATTGAAAACCCAGATTACGAAGGTGGCGCACCAAAGGAAGCGAATTTATCCCATTTAATAACTGCCAGACAAGTAAAGTTGCTAAATTTTCTTCTCAAGTTGGTTatatcattgatttctACATATCCAGGTGATCAGATGAGAAATTTATATGACTCTCCCATGTTGAAAAGCTTGATTAAAATCCTaaagaatatcaaaatttttggTCATGAATTGTTATTCAATTGTGTGAGAATCATTGGAACCATTATCAACAATGAGCCAACTGCTTATTCTATCCTAAGTGAAGCTTGTGTGATTGATACGTTCATCGAGAGTTTTGACACTTTTTTGGTCCCCAATAGTGACCTATTATTAGAGTTGCCTGATACTATCAATGCCATTGCATTGAACAATAGTGGATTGAGCAAAATTAAGGAATACAACATTATCCCTAGAttgttttctatttttagGGACGTTAAGATTTGTAAGCAATTAGTGGTAATTGAAAACGTCATGAATTTAGGACATGCAGTAGATGAGTTGGCCAGACATCACCCAGAACTTAAGGATACTATAAGTGCAGAAATATTGCGGTTAATAGACGAAATTCCGAATTTGGTTAGATTTGAAGCTATTGATTTTTATCAGTCCAAAAACGGATCACTATATCATAgccaagaagaagagaataTTCATACTGAAGAAGGGAACCACAGTCTGGTGAGGTGGGATAACTATGAGCAATCGGTTATTATTCAATGTGCCCTTATATTTTtgtcttcaatttttgaaaatgtgAAGGATTGGAAGAAATTATTTACCCAAATCAACATGAATaacttctttaaatttATTTGTTTGGAGAATGCGCCATTTGATTACTCCCTGTCTAAGACAATCATCCACTTTAGAAATATCATTAAATATATTGATCAAACTTCACGTTCCCACTGCTTACCGTTTTTAAAAGATCGTATTGTTGACACCCTGGGCAGTCTCGAAGAGTTTACTAATTTTGCAAGTGAAGatgtttcctttttccaACAATTTGAAATGAGAAAAGATGGCAATTCGCAGAGAAAGGCTCATAATGTGCTTTCAAAGTTAGGTATAATGAACTGTCTACTATTCGTGATGTCTGATTTCTACTCAAAGTTGCACAAATACCAGCCAAACAAAATTCTCGATATTGCGGAATTATTCGGTTCGGAATCTGGATTGAAGCTGATTGAACGcctttgtttattttttagaAGACTAACATTAGAAGAAGTTATACTGCATGTGAATACACCAACTGAAGTGGCTAAGAACGCTTTCACTCTAGTCCAAGCTATTTCACCCAAACAGAAAGAAATAGGTTACTCTTCTTCAGAAAATGGAGATTGGGAGGGAACGAGTGCAAAGTTTAAGAACATATCAATTTTgtattttaatttttcacgttcaaaattttggttaagaaacattttcaacagtttTTGTTCAATCAATTATGGTAGGAGATCAGATAACAGGACTTTGTTTGGTATCGCTACACGCTACGCAGTTGGTatcattgacaaatatACAACGACTATGATGGATATGTTGGTCAGCcttaaaacaaaacatcAGCAAATTAGATGCGGCTTTATTTTTTGCCTATTGAACCAGTTATATTTAAATTTATTTCAATCTTTTGGAGGCTCATCTCCTGTGAATCCAACTATGAGCATATGTCTtttacaaaacaaaaactatCCGGTTTTGAAGAACCTTGCAGTAGAAGTGTTTGCCTTGTTGGGTACCCTTGACGTTgcaaagataaagaaagCATCAGAGCAAGAATTTATAACAATTGAGCTAGAAAGTCTTGCGTTAGCCCTGGCTTCCGAGATTCTTCATATTCACGCTGATGTTGGATCAGTCAATACAATTGGCTCAATTCCAAATGGTGATAAAATGTACTCCTACTTGAGAAAAGATGCTGAAGAATACTATAATATGGAGGTTATTGTCAGCCTTCAAGTACAAGCTGCAATTGCGAATTTTGTCATGTTGCAAGAGCTTTTATCTGACTCTGGACTCAAGCTACTTGAAAGGTATCCGGATCACATACCTGATTCACTCATGGAgggaattgttgaaatcagTAAAAGTGCATTTGCTAGTTTTGAAACTGATCGTTTGAGGTTTAGAGGTAGGTTATTCCCTATCTCTGCGGCCACCACTTCGCCTTCGGACTACAATATTGCTTTTCTAAAGGATGTTGGTTTTTCAGACGAAGAAGCAAAGGAAGTCTTAGTCTTTTATAACGATGATATGGAGGCCATCCTTagagaagatgaagaatcGCTTGCAGAGAACTTCAGTTCAAGGTCTTTGAACTGGAAAGCCCTTCTAAACCGGAAGTATATTCCTCCCCATATCGAGCCAGTTAAATTGAACTATTTACCAAAATATGATATTGATACAATTGATgatctttattttcacaGAAGCACTAATGAATCTACATTTATTAATTACTGgattgaaattgttcaGTTGTATCCAAAATTAGCAAGTAATATTTCAAGTCTAATTGTTGCTATCTTCGGAAGACCTCtacatgaaaaaatggagGACATTATTAACCCGTTGTTCCATACCATTACCCTGATGGATTTTAGCAGCAACAACGAATCGTTGAGCAACAAGATTTCATCTACTTTGACATTGGTTGGTTTTATCCTAAGCAACTTGTCGTTTACAAAGTACTTTTCTATGATTGAGAAGTTTGGAACATTTTTATCAGCTCATATCATcgaaaaaaatattgaaaaatcgtGGTTTTCTAGTgctttgatgatttttaCCAAAATATTCTCAGAGGTGATTGTTCCCTATGCCCCAGCTGCTCCAAAAGTCAGTGATCCATCCAAATATCCACCTTACTTGGTATCGATTCCTGATACACCAGTTATTAAGGCGgaacttgaaaattcaatattGAGCTTAGTTTtaaacattgaaaaaatacaaacagaCAAACTGTTGATTGAGGTAACGAACATCATTGTTTTGCTTTGTAACACTGATGAAAGAATTTGTCTTCTTGCTAAATCAAGGGTGCTCAAATCTCTAATAAGTTTTGTCAGGAACAACAAGTGCTCCACTCAAATACATTCTCAAATCATTAATGTCATTCGAAGATCTGTCGAATGTGACCAAGTAGTTAAGAactttttccaaaaagaaattacaTCCATTTTGAAAGCAAAAAGCGACGCCAAAAAACCGAAAACCAAAGATTTGAAGGTTTTTTTGGATGAAAACTCTGCTCTTGTTTTAAGAAATGCAGCATTGTTTGCAGAGGTTATTGGGGAAAAGTGTATCCTAAAAAAGGCAAACaggaatttcaaatctcCTTTGATATCTCTTATGACTTCTGAAGATATGTCTATATTGGAAAGACATGGAATCTCTACCAAAGGAGGTAAATCATATGAATCCACTAACACCACGGATATTatgtattttcttctctcgGAACTAATGGTCATTAGTAGGAAAGAGATTATGGAAGATGTCAATCGAAGCgtcaaagaaaaggagattcaaaataaagGAGAGGCGGAaaggaagagaaaaaatgaaactAACGAAATAATTGGTAACAATCGAAAACTAGCGtatgttgtttttttgctcCAGACGGTTGCTGAGCTGCTTTTCTCTTACACTTCATGTAAAACGGCTTTCTTGACCTTCTCTAAGAAAATGAAGTCCAATGATAGTAAAAAGCCACGCTCCACTGCTTTGAATATGTTAATTCACAAGTTCATTACTGTCAATCCGTTTGAGAAAGAAGCTAATGAGCTTCACAATGTTCATGAATTACTTACATCTTTGGGGTCTGCATGTATCATGGGATTAGTTTCAACTGTCCCTGTTGAAGGCGCAGAATATATCGATTCCAAAATGGTAGATGAAAGCATCGCcttttcaagaaaattCACAGTCGATATTATAATCAAGATATTAAAAGAAACtgaattttctaaaaaGAGTTCAATTATTAAATATGGTAGAATTGTTGATCTTATTAACCTCTCTAGAAAACTGTGTGGTGAGAGCTTGGGAAATGTTGTAtctgttgctgttgattTGGAGGCGACTAAAAATGATAGTTTCTATATGGCAAAGGAGCTGTTGGATAAAAAATTCACTAATGTTGCTACAGGTATAATTGCACGCCTAGATATGAACTTTCCATACACGGAGCAGGTTTCAGAATCTATTCTAAAAATGCTTTCGCTTCTTGGTGAAATTAAGgtaaaatatcaagatgCCTTTAGGTCAGATCATGAAAGTGGCGATGGTGAAGAGGAGGATTTTGGGGAAGaccttgaagaaaaagatgaagagCCTgatttattaaaaaattcCACATTGGGTATGTACGatcttgatgaaattgaggATGAGGATGACtttgatgatgactttgatgatgactttgatgatgaatttatGGTCGATGATGGTATTGAAATAGTTTTATCCgaaaatgacaatgacTCGGATGTTGAGATCATTGATGAGCTTGATGGAGATGTTGAGGTTGAGGTAGATGATGctgatgacgatgatgatataaatagtgaaaatgatgaaagcGAGCTTGATACAATTTCTGAGGATGGGGATCATGATGAGCATGATCGTCATGGCGAAAATGGCGACGATGAAATAGAGCTTTCTGATGTTGCACGTGAAATGCGGGATGCTCAAATAGATTTTGTGTATGAAACGGACGATGAGGATAACGAAATGATAGATCAGGAGATTGACGATTACACGTCGAACGAAGGTGAGGGGATTTCAGATTCGGAAGAGTATTCAATAGAAGTTGAAACGGATACTGATTCTGAAACTGatagtgaagaaaatagTGACATTATCGAACTAGAAATTGATAGTGAAAATTATTCCAATAATAGTGAAAGCGATAGCGATGATGACTCTGTTATATTACAGGAATGGTTggatgaaattgagaatgaaggtgaagataATATTGCTGGCCaaagaagtagaagaaaTTCGAGCTTACGTGGCCATGGTAATTTAGAGGACAGTTTTCCTCCTAGAATCCTACTACCGCAAATGGGTTCAAATATCCCTATTTCAATGGAAACAATTGAAGGTCCAGATGGAAGAACTTCGTTCATAGAATTTACCCAATCATTGCTTGATAGAAGAAATAATACACAAGTCCCTGGTTTGTTAGATCTTAGAAGAGCTTTTGAACCCTTCATTAGAAGCTCGAATCATTCTCACTTTATTATGATCAAGTCTACTACACAGAGATGGCAAGAGGTGTCTGAGTTGTACACTGGTAAAAATGTTGTTTATCGTGTTTTTCCAGAAATAATTAACTTGATTGAAGAGAGGAGTGAAGTCCTCATATCTGAACAAAACAGGATCAAggaagagaaggagaaggaaaggaaaacaaagtttgaagaagaagttagAAAGagggaagaagaagaaagaagaattatTGCACAGCTTGAAcgagaaaacaataatatggaggataatgaaaatgacaacGAAAATGAAGAGTCCAACGCTTTGGAAACCAGAGAACCAGTAATGGTGGAAATTGGAGGAGAAATGATTGATATTGCTGGTACGGGTATAGACCCTGAATTTATGAGCGCATTGCCTGATGATATGAGAGTGGAAGTGTACCAGCAACATCTGAATGAGATGAGAGTGGAAGAAAGAGGCAGAGAAGCAAACGGAATTCTAAGGGGCTTTTCTTTGGGTGAGGATCCTTTCGGTATCCACCTTGGATCtgaagatgacgatgatgacgGGACTCATGCTTTTCATGGACGAAGGGActttgatgaagacgaTAGAAGCGATGGTTTtgaatctgaagaaaattttgaGGACGGTTAtgatgacgaagatgaCGACGATATTGGTGAGAGCAATGACCATGGCATCTATAGTATTCATATGGGTGGTGAGAATTCCGTTGAACTGCAAAGGTCCAACCGTTCAACCAACACTAACGAAAACGCAGATACGATGGCTGgttcaaaaaaatccacCAAGTCATTTTTTACTTCACTCATTGATAAGCCAGGCATCGCCTCGCTTTTAAAGCTGTTGTTCATTCCTCAAGCCTACTACAAAAGAGAGCTATTCTTAAAGACAGTTGGatttttgtgtttgaaTAAGCACAGTAGATCCGACGTTGTTGCATTGATTCTCTACATTTTGCAAGAAGGCATCAAAGATCAAAACTCTTTGGCAAGcgtttttgaacaaataTGCAACAGAGCATCCAAGGATTCTAACAATGAAACTTTAGCTAGAGCTGTTCCGACTGTTTGCCCGCCTAATTGTACGGTGACCTCTTTGGCCACCCAATCTATGGACGTGATTCAGTATCTTCttgaaaacgaaaaaagTATGCGTTTCCACTTTCTAACCGATCAAGATGCAATTTCAttcatgaagaaaacatctAAAAAAAGTAAGTTAAAGGACAACAGTCATAAATATCCAATCAATATTTTGCTGAATCTATTGGAAAATAAGATTATCAAGGATGATGCCAACTTGATGGATGTTTTATCTCGTTCTATTCAGATTGCAACCAGACCTTTGCCTACCATGAAGTTGAAACTACatcaaattgatcaaaaagACAATGGAGAACAAGTCAAAAAATTACCACAATTACCTAATATACCTGACAAAAGCTTAAAGCAAATTATCAATGTATTGATAACTGATGAGTGTGCCAACAAAGTTTATCAGCAAACGATTGTTTCAATTCAGAACTTATCAGTTCTAGAAAACGCAAGGATAGTTTTCCCTAAGGAGTTATCTAAAAAGGCTACCACACTAAGTTCTAAGATTGTAAAAGAATTGAGGGAACTTATTGTTGAGCTAAAGGATCGAccagaaaacaagaatgtTGAGGATATTTCCTCCTTGAACCAATTTTCTTCCGGCTCCTCAGACTCTGCTAAGCTATTGAGAATATTAACTGCACTTGATTATTTATATCAATCTAAAGATAATGAAACTGATGATATACAGGAACTAACAAGTTTATACAGAAATTCAGCTTTAGGGCCTCTATGGGGTGCATTGAGTGACTGCCTAAAATTGTTAAGAGAAGATGACGAGATGAACTATATTGCATTTATTTTGTCACCCTTGATTGAAGCTCTAATGGTTGTCTGTAAACATAGTAAGGTTCAAAGAATGAATGTTTTGGATGTACTAAGATATGAAGAGAAAGAGTCTTTAGATTTTGCAAAGGAACCGATTGAAAGTTTGTTCTTCACCTTTACCGAGGAGCACAAAAAAATCCTAAATCACATGATAAGAAATAATCCGAAATTAATGAGCGGACCATTTTCGGTATTAATAAGAAATCCTAAGGTGTTAGAGTTTGATAACAAAAGGGTTTATTTTGATCAAAAATTACATGAAAATGATTCTAGTGATAACCGTGAAAAGCTAACGATTAACATTAGGCGTGATCAAGTATTCCTTGATTCATATAGAAACATGTTCTACAAGCCAACTGAGAAGGTTAAAAAGAGTTTATTagatatcaaattcaatggTGAAGAAGGTGTTGATGCTGGAGGTGTTACAAGAGAATGGTACCAAGTTTTAAGCAGGCAAATATTTGATCCTAATTATGCGCTATTCATTCCTGTTGCGTCTGATAAAAGTACCTTTCACCCAAATAGAACATCATGGGTTAACCCAGAGCACTTGTCATATTTTAAATTTGTTGGAATGATTATTGGTAAAGCCGTATATGATGGGTATGTACTAGATTGCCACTTCAGTAGGGCTGTTTTCAAGATGATACTAAGTAAACAGGTATCACTCAAAGACATGGAATCATTAGATTTAGATTACTACAAGTCACTAGTGTGGATGTTAGAGAATGATATAACTGatattattgttgaaacaTTCAGTGTCGAAACCGATGATTATGGTGAGCATAAAGTTATCGACCTAGTTCCTAATGGATCTAATGTTTCCGTTACTGAAGAGAATAAGCAAGAGTATGTTAAGAAGATTGTTGAGTATAGGTTATTGACGTCAGTTAAAGACCAAATGAACAATTTCCTTGAAGGATTTTATTCAATGATACCAAAAGATTTAGTATCAATCTTTGATGAACAAGAATTGGAATTGTTAGTTTCAGGTTTGCCGGATATTGACGTTGACGACTGGAGGAATAATACTATTTATGAGAACTATTCGCCATCCTCACCGCAAATCCAATGGTTTTGGAGAGCTGTTAAATCATTTGATGCGGAAGAGCGTGCTAAGTTGTTACAGTTTGCAACTGGCACATCGAAGGTTCCACTAAATGGATTCAAAGAGTTGGTCGGCATGAATGGCATCAGTAAATTTAGTGTTCACCGTGTATACAATTCAACGGAAAGGCTTCCAACTGCACATACATGTTTTAACCAAATTGATTTGCCAGAATATGAAAGTTACGGCAAGTTAAGGAATGCATTGTTACTGGCCATTCGTGAAGGACATGAAGGTTTTGGATTCGCTTGA
- a CDS encoding uncharacterized protein (PKUD0A08180; similar to Saccharomyces cerevisiae YDR473C (PRP3); ancestral locus Anc_5.608), which translates to MKRRLSEAFEEDDISKIRIHPLLQTPQAEATPIVQAQEWRNGSIKNVNPYYQSEEYFEDKGRRKVLIGVNVAGEQRSRGDAFRERLRREREAKEREKDLERKGHVPNLRLGEEKYAESIIEPNYVEWWDRDYFDRRGNLLDLGNIELITSYVQHPVIIGGVSKGENIEEKVYLTKKEMKKLRRGKRKLAIEEKRDMIKLGLLKNEGDKVSLKNLPNVLLNEGVANPTEVEMRVREQVAKRREQHEAMNEERKLTKEQRNEKRLRGIERDVVKNGVYCLVAIIRGEITGKLRYKVGKNAAELELNGICASVADRSLVVVEGASKSVEKYENLFERRIDWSANGSRLNILWKGKIASSKFQKWSMYAFDGDVEIKEFLRGFGIENWWVGYD; encoded by the coding sequence ATGAAAAGACGATTGAGTGAGGCCTTTGAAGAGGATGATATTTCGAAAATACGCATACATCCATTATTACAGACTCCGCAAGCTGAGGCCACACCTATCGTGCAAGCGCAAGAATGGAGAAATGGAAGTATAAAGAACGTCAATCCATATTACCAATCTGAggaatattttgaagataaaGGACGCCGAAAAGTTTTGATTGGGGTGAATGTAGCTGGTGAACAACGGTCACGTGGAGATGCATTTCGTGAGAGATTGAGAAGGGAGAGAGAAGCCAAGGAAAGAGAGAAGGATTTGGAACGCAAAGGGCACGTACCTAATCTTAGGCTTGGGGAGGAAAAGTATGCGGAATCTATTATTGAGCCAAACTATGTCGAATGGTGGGATCGTGATTATTTTGATCGCCGGGGAAACTTACTAGACCTGGGTAATATTGAACTAATTACTAGCTATGTGCAACATCCTGTGATTATTGGCGGCGTAAGTAAAggtgaaaatattgaagagaaggtatatttgacaaaaaaggaaatgaagaagCTCAGAAGAGGCAAGAGGAAGCTTGCAATTGAGGAGAAGCGAGATATGATTAAGCTTGGCCTACTAAAGAACGAGGGTGATAAGGtaagtttgaagaatttgccCAATGTTCTGTTGAATGAAGGAGTTGCTAATCCTACTGAAGTAGAGATGAGGGTCCGTGAACAAGTTGCGAAAAGAAGGGAGCAACACGAGGCAATGAATGAGGAGAGAAAGCTCACTAAGGAGCAACGAAATGAGAAGAGGCTGCGTGGGATTGAGAGAGATGTTGTGAAGAATGGAGTGTACTGTTTGGTTGCCATTATTAGAGGGGAAATTACGGGAAAGTTGAGATACAAGGTAGGTAAGAACGCAGCAGAGCTAGAATTGAATGGAATATGTGCTTCTGTTGCCGATAGGAGtttagttgttgttgaaggGGCCAGCAAGAGTGTTGAAAAGTACGAGAATCTTTTTGAGAGGAGAATCGACTGGAGTGCAAATGGGAGTCGACTTAACATACTGTGGAAGGGCAAGATAGCGTCAAGTAAATTCCAAAAGTGGAGCATGTATGCATTTGATGGGGAcgttgaaatcaaagagttTCTACGAGGGTTTGGAATTGAGAATTGGTGGGTTGGATATGATTGA